The following are from one region of the Archangium lipolyticum genome:
- a CDS encoding group I truncated hemoglobin translates to MSTESKKPSLYERLGGIYAIAAVVDTFIDRIMVDPTLNANPLVDEAHHRVSKAGFKYLVTEMVGQVTGGPQRYTGRTMMDSHKHLNITPAEWDVFAAHFKAVLDQYNVPAAEQQELFAIVGSTRPDIVVEGPVAKAS, encoded by the coding sequence ATGAGCACTGAATCGAAGAAGCCCTCGTTGTACGAGCGGCTGGGGGGCATCTATGCCATCGCCGCGGTCGTGGACACCTTCATCGACCGCATCATGGTCGACCCCACCCTCAACGCGAACCCGCTGGTGGACGAGGCGCACCACCGCGTGTCGAAGGCCGGCTTCAAGTACCTGGTGACGGAGATGGTGGGCCAGGTGACGGGCGGACCCCAGCGCTACACGGGGCGCACGATGATGGACTCGCACAAGCACCTGAACATCACGCCCGCCGAGTGGGACGTGTTCGCCGCCCACTTCAAGGCCGTGCTGGACCAGTACAACGTCCCGGCCGCCGAGCAGCAGGAGCTCTTCGCCATCGTCGGCAGCACCCGCCCGGACATCGTGGTGGAGGGCCCGGTGGCCAAGGCCAGCTGA